In one Flammeovirga yaeyamensis genomic region, the following are encoded:
- a CDS encoding SusC/RagA family TonB-linked outer membrane protein, which produces MKWQVIPKGWITTLLFMLFSTVTFAQEVVVAGKVSADGEPLPGVNIIIKGTSKGTVTDIDGNYSINVLKEDVLVFNYIGFLAQEVKVGTQTSIDISLEQDMELLDEIVVVGYGTQKRKEVTGAVNNVTSEAIDKVPTPDLGTALQGQVAGVNVQAASGAPGAAANIQIRGVGSISGSRDPLYVVDGIPYQGNPNIAPSQIKSIDILKDGASAAVYGVRASNGVILITTKTGSPDKMKVDFTAWGGIQNITSGTELMNTHEQFYFDQIKSEATGVPSTVLDVNPRALENNSDFVGTIQNDNAAIQNYELNVSSGKGDLMVNANVNYFNQEGILINSGFDRLATRLTGSINKDKFKMFASVGFQNENRQREPWGLYEQAIRQMPWNTPIEELPTNGDIIQIPDQNEITYSYLSGILSNTDEENIKRFNVAFNASYEIVKGLKFQVRAGANMYNATRKRFQPKYIILDANGNFNPTASRPNARLNEDYVWNTRYTWENILSYDKSFGDHNFNFTGTYSFEEFTNKTTGIAASFAENGNNAIQVPGATVSSSNPTGGLNETAMVGMMGRLQYNYKSKYMLSVSLRRDGTSQFNPENRFDVFPGVSVGWNVDKENFWNVDFINGFKVRGSYAELGNNRVGNNPYIASRVIESGINYIYGSSKVLTPGLTQRRFANPGIMWETSIAKNVGVDLSMWNDRIQFTADIYENDKQNMILGQQLPLSSGAAVTRANSEVAEYRTYTLNAGDMTNRGIELALNYKNQTKYGLNYNFGVTFTRNTNVINNLNGVERGFAGGRPSLTHNWMDNTTFMAQGYEAASFFLVKTDGILKTEEELKAYQETINPNARLGDVRFVDQNGDGVIDDNDRVYAGSGMPDFEMGLVATLEYKGFDFFIQGYYSHGAEIINGARLYAYAEGRHKELMGMWSPQNPNSDIPLSLNRQSQNVRSYSDLWIEDGTYFRIRTMTLGYNLGNLLDSSTGISKARLYISAVNPFTFTKYTGYDPEVGGDGLYMRGVDRGNYPVARQFLIGAQLSF; this is translated from the coding sequence ATGAAATGGCAAGTGATACCTAAAGGGTGGATTACTACACTACTCTTTATGCTTTTTTCTACTGTTACTTTTGCCCAAGAAGTTGTTGTTGCGGGTAAAGTTTCAGCAGATGGAGAGCCACTTCCAGGGGTGAACATTATTATTAAAGGAACTTCTAAAGGTACTGTAACTGACATTGACGGTAACTACAGTATCAATGTATTAAAAGAAGATGTACTGGTATTTAACTATATCGGTTTTCTTGCTCAAGAAGTAAAAGTGGGGACACAAACTTCTATTGATATTTCATTAGAGCAAGACATGGAGCTACTAGACGAAATCGTTGTAGTAGGTTATGGTACTCAAAAGAGAAAAGAAGTAACAGGCGCGGTGAACAATGTGACTTCTGAGGCAATTGATAAAGTACCTACTCCAGATTTAGGAACTGCTTTACAAGGTCAAGTAGCCGGTGTAAACGTTCAGGCAGCAAGTGGTGCTCCAGGTGCTGCAGCCAATATCCAAATTCGTGGTGTAGGTTCGATTTCAGGATCTAGAGACCCCTTATATGTTGTGGATGGTATTCCATACCAAGGTAACCCTAACATTGCTCCATCTCAAATCAAATCAATTGATATCTTAAAGGATGGTGCGTCTGCAGCGGTTTATGGTGTAAGAGCATCTAACGGTGTAATCTTGATTACAACAAAAACAGGTTCTCCTGATAAAATGAAAGTTGATTTTACGGCTTGGGGTGGTATTCAAAACATTACTTCAGGTACTGAATTAATGAATACGCATGAGCAGTTCTACTTCGATCAAATTAAATCAGAAGCAACAGGTGTTCCATCAACAGTCCTAGATGTGAACCCAAGAGCTTTGGAAAATAATTCTGATTTTGTTGGAACAATCCAAAACGATAATGCAGCTATTCAAAACTACGAATTGAATGTTTCTTCTGGTAAAGGTGATTTGATGGTGAACGCCAACGTTAACTACTTTAACCAAGAAGGTATTTTGATTAACTCTGGTTTCGACCGTTTGGCAACTCGTTTAACAGGTTCAATTAACAAGGATAAATTCAAAATGTTTGCTTCAGTTGGATTCCAAAATGAAAACAGACAAAGAGAGCCTTGGGGATTGTATGAGCAAGCAATTCGTCAAATGCCTTGGAACACTCCAATCGAAGAACTTCCAACTAATGGCGATATCATCCAGATTCCAGATCAAAACGAAATTACATATTCTTATTTATCAGGTATCTTATCAAACACTGATGAGGAGAATATCAAAAGGTTTAACGTAGCATTCAATGCGTCATACGAAATTGTGAAAGGTCTTAAATTCCAAGTAAGAGCAGGTGCTAACATGTACAATGCTACTAGAAAGAGATTCCAGCCTAAATATATCATCTTGGATGCTAATGGTAACTTTAACCCAACAGCTTCAAGACCAAATGCTCGTTTAAATGAGGATTATGTATGGAATACACGTTATACTTGGGAAAATATCCTTTCATATGATAAGTCATTCGGAGACCATAACTTCAACTTTACAGGAACTTATTCATTCGAAGAATTTACGAACAAAACTACTGGTATAGCAGCATCATTTGCTGAAAATGGTAATAACGCTATTCAAGTACCAGGTGCTACAGTTTCTTCTTCAAACCCTACAGGTGGTTTAAACGAAACCGCAATGGTAGGTATGATGGGTCGTCTGCAATACAACTATAAGAGTAAGTATATGTTGTCAGTGTCTTTAAGACGTGATGGTACTTCTCAGTTCAACCCAGAAAACAGATTTGATGTTTTCCCAGGTGTATCAGTTGGTTGGAACGTAGACAAAGAAAACTTCTGGAATGTAGACTTCATTAACGGATTTAAAGTAAGAGGTTCATATGCTGAACTAGGTAACAATAGAGTAGGTAATAACCCATATATTGCTAGTAGAGTAATCGAATCTGGTATTAACTACATCTACGGTTCAAGTAAGGTATTAACTCCAGGTTTAACACAAAGAAGATTCGCTAACCCAGGTATAATGTGGGAGACTTCTATCGCTAAGAACGTGGGTGTTGACTTAAGTATGTGGAACGATAGAATACAGTTTACAGCAGATATCTATGAGAACGATAAGCAAAACATGATCTTAGGTCAGCAATTACCTTTATCTTCAGGTGCAGCAGTAACTCGTGCAAACTCAGAAGTAGCTGAATATAGAACTTATACATTGAATGCTGGTGATATGACGAACCGTGGTATTGAATTGGCTCTAAATTATAAGAACCAAACGAAATATGGTTTGAATTATAACTTTGGCGTTACTTTCACAAGAAATACTAACGTGATCAATAACTTAAATGGTGTTGAAAGAGGTTTTGCAGGAGGTCGTCCTTCATTGACGCATAACTGGATGGATAACACTACATTCATGGCTCAAGGTTATGAGGCAGCATCTTTCTTCTTAGTGAAAACAGATGGTATTCTTAAGACAGAAGAGGAATTAAAAGCTTACCAAGAGACTATCAACCCTAACGCTCGTTTAGGAGATGTTCGTTTTGTAGATCAAAATGGTGATGGTGTAATTGACGACAATGATAGAGTATATGCTGGTTCAGGTATGCCAGATTTCGAAATGGGTCTTGTAGCTACTTTAGAATACAAAGGTTTCGATTTCTTCATCCAAGGTTACTACTCTCATGGTGCTGAAATCATTAACGGTGCTAGATTATATGCTTACGCTGAAGGAAGACACAAAGAGTTAATGGGTATGTGGTCGCCACAAAATCCAAATTCAGATATTCCATTGTCATTAAACAGACAATCTCAAAACGTTCGTTCTTACTCAGATTTATGGATTGAGGACGGTACTTACTTCAGAATTAGAACAATGACACTAGGATACAACTTAGGTAATTTACTTGATTCTTCAACAGGTATTTCTAAAGCTAGACTTTATATCTCTGCAGTCAACCCATTCACATTCACAAAATATACTGGTTATGATCCAGAAGTTGGTGGTGATGGTCTTTACATGAGAGGTGTAGATAGAGGTAACTATCCAGTGGCTAGACAGTTTTTAATTGGCGCTCAACTAAGTTTCTAA
- a CDS encoding glycoside hydrolase family 2 TIM barrel-domain containing protein yields MKKILFSLSFLLFAFNVMGQNDWENEHIFEINKLPARVASYSYYSEQEALEGDRKTSRMMSLNGTWKFNFVPKAELRPKSFMEMDFDGKDFTEIPVPSNWEMQGHGQPIYTNITYPFTPNILDPNLTYDWKGPQPPLPPKIYRDNPVGSYYRDFEVPESFKDESIILHFGGVTSAFYVWVNGEKVGYSQGSCLAAEFDITDYVKEGKNKVAVQAYRYSDGSYLEDQDMWRLSGIHREVMLLSQPKVAINDFHVKTSFNEDLTESTIKIRPTLWMEGDEKSLKNYTIKGQVFDTQNQPVLEKPMQVNAEYVFKQRWPARDLPKFGLLEGKVKNPALWNAETPNLYTLVLTLEDANGKTIESRSHQIGFVKVEFDEDNALLVNNVPVKIMGANRHDHHPIRGKAVTRADMEEEVRILKQFNFNAVRTSHYPNDPYFLELCNKYGLYVMDEANVECHHLGSYIPHQPSWAAPILSRVMRMVERDKNHPCIVSWSLGNESGTGPAFAAAAGWVRNFDPSRFVHYEGAQGDPTHPEYVENDNVGYTSQNWESMANPTDPQYVDVVSRMYPNQAQLIHMSQNPNIQRPIIMCEYMHAMGNSIGGLGEFWDHIRKTPNTIGGFIWDFRDQGLLTQSDNGVDYYAYGGDFGDVPNDQNFCINGVFASDLTPHPHAFEVKYVYQPLAIEWVDVAENKVKFTNRFTHTNLDQYQIIYEVLEDGKVIKTGELSDVAVEAGKSKDYILPIKKLKKSQDKEYFITIKMLEKQDRLWCEKGFDVAHEQLLIQSASETSKVKYAKKAKGELDTTDKVIKVKNGIVQVEVSKENGQLISYKIENTEILERPMKPNFWRPSIDNDVRGIDAKRMSQSKEFWKDIDQRWTSTDVKVVNENAGVVEIEVMQKLEDKVQLKTIYTVTPEDVKIDLYLSADKSVNDLINFGMTMGLSKEYVSTEYYGNGPFETYADRKRAAIKQVYSLDTKEIFYPYVKPQENGNRTETSWVKLSNKENKGILFKGAPTLEFSIWEYTADNLREAKHQYELTAEEYYTVNVGLVQAGLGGTLSLTLPEYILKPGDYHFNFTLGKSNSKKLN; encoded by the coding sequence ATGAAAAAAATACTCTTTAGTCTCAGCTTTTTGCTCTTCGCATTCAATGTGATGGGGCAAAATGATTGGGAGAACGAACATATTTTTGAAATCAACAAACTTCCTGCAAGGGTAGCATCCTATTCTTACTATTCAGAACAAGAGGCATTAGAAGGAGACCGAAAAACATCTAGAATGATGTCGCTGAATGGTACTTGGAAGTTTAATTTTGTCCCGAAGGCAGAACTGAGACCTAAGAGTTTTATGGAGATGGATTTTGATGGCAAAGATTTTACCGAAATTCCTGTTCCATCAAATTGGGAGATGCAAGGACACGGACAACCTATATATACCAATATCACTTATCCGTTTACGCCCAATATTCTTGATCCTAATTTAACGTACGATTGGAAAGGTCCTCAACCGCCACTTCCACCAAAAATTTATAGAGACAATCCTGTTGGATCGTATTATAGAGATTTTGAAGTGCCAGAAAGCTTTAAAGATGAATCCATTATTCTTCATTTCGGAGGAGTTACCTCAGCTTTTTATGTTTGGGTAAATGGTGAAAAAGTAGGTTATAGTCAAGGAAGCTGCCTAGCCGCAGAATTTGATATTACCGATTACGTAAAGGAAGGAAAAAATAAAGTGGCTGTTCAGGCTTATCGATATTCAGATGGAAGTTACCTAGAGGATCAGGACATGTGGAGACTAAGTGGTATCCATCGTGAAGTGATGTTATTGTCACAGCCGAAGGTAGCTATTAACGATTTCCATGTGAAGACATCATTTAATGAGGATTTGACAGAATCTACTATAAAAATTCGTCCTACTCTTTGGATGGAGGGTGATGAAAAATCATTAAAAAACTATACGATTAAAGGGCAAGTATTTGATACTCAAAATCAACCTGTATTAGAGAAACCAATGCAGGTAAATGCGGAGTATGTATTCAAACAGCGTTGGCCAGCTAGAGACTTGCCTAAGTTTGGATTACTTGAAGGGAAGGTGAAAAACCCAGCATTATGGAATGCAGAAACTCCTAATTTATATACTTTGGTGTTGACTTTAGAAGATGCCAATGGGAAAACAATTGAATCTAGAAGTCATCAAATAGGTTTTGTAAAAGTTGAGTTCGACGAGGACAATGCTTTATTAGTGAATAATGTTCCTGTAAAAATTATGGGGGCAAATCGTCATGATCATCATCCTATAAGAGGAAAAGCGGTGACGAGAGCTGACATGGAAGAAGAGGTGAGAATTTTAAAACAGTTCAACTTTAATGCAGTAAGAACTTCTCACTATCCAAACGATCCCTATTTCTTAGAATTATGTAATAAGTACGGTTTGTATGTGATGGATGAAGCCAATGTGGAGTGTCATCACTTAGGGAGTTATATTCCACACCAACCGTCTTGGGCCGCACCGATTTTAAGTCGTGTGATGCGAATGGTCGAAAGAGATAAAAACCATCCATGTATCGTTTCATGGTCATTAGGTAACGAATCGGGTACAGGTCCAGCCTTTGCAGCAGCTGCAGGTTGGGTAAGAAATTTTGATCCTAGTCGTTTTGTACACTACGAAGGAGCACAAGGAGATCCAACTCATCCGGAATATGTAGAGAATGATAATGTAGGATATACTTCTCAAAACTGGGAATCCATGGCCAATCCGACAGATCCACAATATGTTGATGTGGTAAGCCGTATGTATCCAAATCAGGCACAGTTAATTCATATGTCGCAGAATCCGAACATCCAACGCCCAATTATTATGTGTGAGTACATGCATGCTATGGGGAACTCTATTGGTGGATTGGGTGAATTCTGGGATCACATCAGAAAAACGCCAAATACGATAGGTGGATTTATTTGGGACTTTAGAGATCAAGGCCTTTTAACTCAAAGTGATAATGGAGTCGATTACTATGCCTATGGAGGCGATTTTGGTGATGTTCCAAATGATCAGAACTTCTGTATTAATGGGGTGTTTGCTTCAGATTTAACGCCTCATCCTCATGCTTTTGAGGTAAAATATGTTTATCAGCCATTAGCCATTGAATGGGTGGATGTTGCTGAAAACAAAGTGAAGTTTACTAACCGATTCACACATACTAACCTCGATCAATATCAAATAATCTATGAGGTGTTGGAAGATGGTAAAGTAATTAAAACAGGCGAACTTTCTGATGTTGCTGTTGAAGCAGGAAAATCAAAAGACTACATCTTGCCGATCAAGAAATTAAAGAAATCGCAAGACAAAGAATATTTCATCACCATAAAAATGTTGGAAAAACAAGATCGTTTATGGTGTGAAAAAGGGTTTGATGTTGCACATGAGCAATTATTGATTCAATCCGCATCTGAAACAAGCAAAGTGAAGTACGCTAAGAAGGCAAAAGGAGAGTTGGATACTACAGATAAAGTCATTAAAGTGAAGAATGGAATTGTTCAAGTGGAAGTGTCTAAAGAAAACGGTCAATTGATTTCTTATAAAATTGAAAATACTGAAATCTTAGAACGCCCTATGAAGCCTAATTTCTGGAGGCCATCTATTGATAACGATGTGAGAGGAATTGATGCAAAACGAATGAGTCAATCGAAGGAATTCTGGAAAGACATTGATCAAAGATGGACATCTACAGATGTGAAAGTGGTTAATGAAAATGCTGGAGTAGTGGAGATAGAAGTGATGCAGAAATTAGAGGATAAGGTACAATTGAAAACAATCTATACGGTGACTCCTGAAGATGTTAAAATTGACTTGTATCTATCAGCTGATAAATCAGTGAATGATTTGATCAATTTTGGGATGACTATGGGATTGAGTAAAGAGTATGTTTCTACAGAATATTATGGTAATGGTCCATTTGAAACTTACGCAGATCGTAAAAGAGCAGCAATAAAACAAGTGTATTCGTTAGATACAAAAGAAATATTCTATCCATATGTGAAGCCTCAGGAAAATGGAAATAGAACAGAAACGTCTTGGGTGAAATTATCGAATAAAGAAAACAAAGGCATTTTATTTAAAGGTGCTCCAACTTTAGAGTTCTCAATTTGGGAATATACGGCAGATAATTTAAGAGAAGCGAAGCATCAATACGAGTTGACAGCTGAAGAATATTATACTGTTAATGTAGGATTAGTGCAAGCCGGTTTAGGCGGGACATTATCACTTACTCTTCCAGAATATATATTAAAACCTGGAGATTATCACTTCAATTTCACTTTAGGTAAGTCAAATTCTAAGAAATTGAACTGA
- a CDS encoding family 16 glycosylhydrolase, with protein sequence MLPILGLVASISTTLAQTPVSHPFMEWKAQEEMTDEFENMDQSKWNNDPNDWGVWSWDPSLAYVEDGELKIKMIQETHRRNTDYGQNEELYYKSGIIRNYKPITYGYFEARIKGADRFPGVSPAFWLYSINQPDPTEDGQAKYCEIDVVELTQREWSFETGDWEGPEAIDMNLHAVARENGELIQIRPHKTPEIAQNKWYADFDPRDDYHTYGVLNRADSIIWYVDGIERGRKENLYWHLPMYVTVSMGLRSPFVKYDENGVRKPVPEETTTEGFPTEMLCSYVRVWESDPQVVMDKAYEGKEFGKDRGMNFNVYFDAGSGYRSTYQMDFELQERDTNGDIVEVVATSQAILNGRSAGDVVGSFNLQNVELSASLEDGHYYTIDAIFNSTKDENEEVRMTSPVAVKIVDQVTSIDTERQKNVVVYPNPSNNLFKIKGVSQTTPVQVMNIIGEVLIDEQIEANKAIDISNLVNGVYFVRVNIDGQWITKRLVKN encoded by the coding sequence TTGCTACCAATCTTAGGATTGGTAGCCTCTATTTCGACTACTTTAGCACAAACTCCAGTGTCTCACCCATTCATGGAATGGAAAGCTCAAGAAGAGATGACGGATGAGTTTGAAAATATGGATCAATCAAAATGGAATAATGATCCGAACGATTGGGGAGTATGGTCTTGGGATCCTTCTCTAGCTTATGTGGAGGACGGTGAGTTAAAGATCAAAATGATTCAAGAAACACATCGCAGAAATACTGATTATGGTCAGAACGAAGAGTTGTACTATAAATCGGGTATTATCAGAAATTATAAGCCGATTACTTATGGATATTTTGAAGCTCGTATCAAAGGAGCGGATAGATTCCCAGGTGTTTCTCCAGCATTTTGGTTGTACAGTATCAATCAGCCAGATCCGACAGAAGATGGACAAGCGAAATATTGTGAGATCGATGTTGTCGAATTGACGCAAAGAGAGTGGAGTTTTGAAACAGGAGATTGGGAAGGTCCAGAAGCCATCGATATGAACCTTCACGCAGTTGCAAGAGAAAATGGTGAATTGATTCAGATTCGTCCACATAAAACTCCTGAAATTGCTCAGAATAAATGGTATGCAGATTTCGACCCGAGAGACGATTACCATACTTATGGAGTACTTAACAGAGCAGACTCTATTATTTGGTATGTGGATGGTATTGAAAGAGGAAGAAAAGAAAACCTTTATTGGCACTTACCAATGTACGTAACTGTATCGATGGGCCTAAGAAGTCCATTTGTGAAATACGATGAAAATGGAGTGAGAAAACCCGTTCCAGAAGAAACAACTACAGAAGGATTCCCAACTGAAATGCTTTGCAGCTATGTAAGAGTATGGGAATCGGATCCTCAAGTTGTGATGGATAAAGCCTACGAAGGAAAAGAATTTGGTAAGGATAGAGGCATGAACTTCAATGTTTATTTTGATGCAGGTAGTGGATATCGTTCTACTTATCAAATGGACTTTGAATTGCAGGAAAGAGATACCAATGGAGATATTGTTGAGGTAGTTGCTACATCTCAAGCTATCTTAAACGGACGTTCAGCCGGTGATGTTGTAGGTTCTTTCAACCTACAAAATGTGGAACTTTCAGCTTCTTTAGAAGATGGACATTATTACACTATCGATGCTATTTTTAATTCAACAAAAGACGAGAATGAAGAAGTGAGAATGACTTCTCCAGTTGCTGTCAAAATTGTTGATCAAGTGACATCAATAGATACTGAGCGTCAAAAGAATGTTGTTGTGTATCCGAACCCATCGAACAATTTATTCAAAATTAAGGGGGTAAGTCAAACAACACCTGTACAGGTAATGAACATCATTGGGGAAGTATTAATTGATGAGCAAATTGAAGCAAATAAAGCAATTGATATTTCAAATTTAGTCAATGGAGTTTACTTTGTGAGAGTAAACATCGATGGACAATGGATTACTAAACGACTAGTCAAAAACTAA